From the Microbacterium thalassium genome, one window contains:
- a CDS encoding MauE/DoxX family redox-associated membrane protein, with translation MPDGLLITFPLILAGVLVASGVAKLRTPDELSEWATLGVPAAFRRAWLLRLHPWGELALGIAVALLGGWLGMLASLAALALMLTYTVLVARAASRSEDASCACFGAQKRITRTTVVRNVWLTLLALASTAVIGATPLLGGAVAMGITDWAFLVGIATAAVTVALIMWPDQTAHEAPASPAATQPADDDIDGSLDYVRTRTPAVPVTLADGTTSNLRLIASHRPLLLLAVSTTCSSCRPVIEKVEVYRELMPELDVRFLLSSAPEDSALVELDEPQSLHDPHGYVRGSIDDWATPTAVLFGADGLLAGGPVTGAEEIDVFFDDVYESLHGKRPARQTTY, from the coding sequence ATGCCCGATGGACTCCTCATTACGTTTCCGCTGATCCTCGCCGGCGTCCTCGTCGCAAGCGGAGTCGCGAAGCTGCGCACCCCGGACGAGCTCAGCGAATGGGCGACCCTCGGCGTCCCGGCCGCGTTCCGGCGAGCATGGCTTCTGCGACTGCATCCGTGGGGTGAGCTCGCACTCGGCATCGCCGTCGCGCTGCTCGGCGGCTGGCTCGGCATGCTGGCGTCGCTCGCGGCGCTCGCGCTGATGCTCACCTACACGGTGCTCGTCGCACGTGCCGCCTCGCGTTCGGAGGACGCGTCCTGCGCCTGCTTCGGCGCTCAGAAGCGCATCACCCGGACGACCGTCGTGCGGAACGTCTGGCTCACCCTCCTCGCTCTCGCGTCCACGGCTGTCATCGGGGCGACGCCGCTGCTGGGCGGCGCGGTCGCCATGGGCATCACAGACTGGGCATTCTTGGTCGGCATCGCCACCGCGGCGGTCACGGTGGCGCTGATCATGTGGCCCGACCAGACCGCTCACGAGGCTCCGGCATCCCCCGCGGCGACGCAGCCGGCCGATGACGACATCGATGGCAGCCTCGACTACGTCCGCACGCGCACTCCGGCCGTCCCGGTGACGCTCGCAGACGGAACGACCTCGAACCTCCGGCTGATCGCATCGCACCGGCCGCTGCTGCTGCTCGCCGTGTCCACCACGTGCTCATCGTGCCGGCCGGTGATCGAGAAGGTCGAGGTATACCGCGAGCTCATGCCGGAACTCGACGTGCGGTTCCTGCTGAGCTCTGCGCCCGAGGACAGCGCTCTCGTCGAGCTCGACGAGCCTCAGTCGCTGCACGACCCGCACGGCTACGTCCGCGGCTCGATCGATGACTGGGCGACACCGACCGCGGTGCTGTTCGGCGCAGATGGTCTCCTCGCCGGAGGGCCGGTGACCGGGGCGGAGGAGATCGACGTCTTCTTCGACGACGTCTACGAGAGCCTGCACGGGAAGCGTCCCGCACGGCAGACGACTTATTGA
- a CDS encoding ATP-dependent Clp protease ATP-binding subunit, with the protein MFERFTDRARRVVVLAQEEAKMLNHNYIGTEHILLGLIHEGEGVAAKALESLGISLDAVREQVQDIIGQGQQQPTGHIPFTPRAKKVLELSLREALQLGHNYIGTEHILLGLIREGEGVAAQVLVKLGADLNKVRQQVIQLLSGYQGKEPAAVSGAAQEAPSGAQGGSQVLDQFGRNLTQAARDNKLDPVIGREKEIERVMQILSRRSKNNPVLIGEPGVGKTAVVEGLAQAIVKGDVPETLKDKQLYSLDLGSLIAGSRYRGDFEERLKKVTKEIRTRGDIIVFIDEIHTLVGAGAAEGAIDAASILKPLLARGELQTIGATTLDEYRKHFEKDAALERRFQPIQVAEPSLPHAINILKGLRDRYEAHHKVQITDGAIVAAANLADRYISDRYLPDKAIDLIDEAGARLRLSILSSPPELREFDEKIAKVREDKEKASEDQDFEKAASLRDEEKSLLAERLRLEKQWRSGDVASHAVVDEGLIAEVLAQATGIPVFKLTEEESSRLVFMEKALHQRVIGQEEAISALSKTIRRQRAGLKDPKRPSGSFIFAGPTGVGKTELAKALAEFLFDDEGALISLDMSEFGEKHTVSRLFGAPPGFVGFEEGGQLTEKVRRKPFSVVLFDEIEKAHPDIFNSLLQILEEGRLTDGQGRVVDFKNTVIIMTTNLGARDIAGGPVGFQVEGDTATSYDRMKGKVNEELKRHFKPEFLNRVDDIIVFPQLNKDELIQIVDLFTKRLSERLLDRDMTIELSMAAKERLIEIGFDPALGARPLRRAMQHEVEDRLSEQILHGELDSGDHVKVDAVDGEFTFESGPRGEKVAVGVVGGGEITASPDLVIGSD; encoded by the coding sequence ATGTTCGAGAGATTCACCGACCGTGCCCGTCGGGTTGTCGTCCTCGCCCAAGAAGAGGCGAAGATGCTCAACCACAACTACATCGGCACCGAGCACATCCTGCTCGGCCTCATCCACGAGGGCGAGGGCGTCGCCGCCAAGGCCCTCGAGTCCCTCGGCATCTCGCTGGACGCCGTCCGCGAGCAGGTGCAGGACATCATCGGCCAGGGTCAGCAGCAGCCGACCGGCCACATCCCCTTCACGCCGCGCGCGAAGAAGGTGCTCGAGCTGTCCCTCCGCGAGGCGCTGCAGCTCGGCCACAACTACATCGGCACCGAGCACATCCTGCTCGGCCTCATCCGCGAGGGCGAGGGCGTCGCCGCCCAGGTGCTCGTCAAGCTCGGCGCCGACCTGAACAAGGTGCGCCAGCAGGTCATCCAGCTGCTCTCGGGCTACCAGGGCAAGGAGCCCGCCGCCGTCTCGGGTGCAGCTCAAGAGGCCCCCTCGGGCGCGCAGGGCGGATCGCAGGTGCTCGACCAGTTCGGCCGCAACCTCACGCAGGCCGCGCGCGACAACAAGCTCGACCCGGTGATCGGGCGCGAGAAGGAGATCGAGCGCGTCATGCAGATCCTGTCGCGCCGCTCCAAGAACAACCCCGTCCTCATCGGCGAGCCCGGCGTCGGCAAGACCGCCGTCGTCGAGGGCCTCGCACAGGCGATCGTGAAGGGCGACGTCCCCGAGACGCTCAAGGACAAGCAGCTCTACTCGCTCGACCTCGGCTCGCTCATCGCCGGATCCCGCTACCGCGGCGACTTCGAGGAGCGCCTGAAGAAGGTCACCAAGGAGATCCGCACGCGCGGCGACATCATCGTCTTCATCGACGAGATCCACACCCTCGTGGGCGCCGGCGCCGCCGAGGGCGCGATCGACGCCGCCTCGATCCTCAAGCCCCTGCTCGCCCGCGGCGAGCTGCAGACGATCGGCGCCACGACGCTCGACGAGTACCGCAAGCACTTCGAGAAGGATGCCGCGCTCGAGCGCCGCTTCCAGCCGATCCAGGTCGCCGAGCCCTCGCTGCCGCACGCGATCAACATCCTGAAGGGTCTGCGCGACCGCTACGAGGCGCACCACAAGGTGCAGATCACCGACGGCGCGATCGTCGCGGCGGCGAACCTCGCCGACCGCTACATCTCGGACCGCTACCTGCCCGACAAGGCCATCGACCTGATCGACGAGGCAGGCGCCCGCCTGCGGCTGTCGATCCTGTCGAGCCCGCCGGAGCTGCGCGAGTTCGACGAGAAGATCGCCAAGGTCCGCGAGGACAAGGAGAAGGCGTCCGAGGACCAGGACTTCGAGAAGGCCGCGTCGCTGCGCGACGAGGAGAAGTCGCTGCTCGCCGAGCGGCTGCGCCTCGAGAAGCAGTGGCGCTCGGGCGACGTCGCTTCGCACGCCGTCGTCGACGAGGGCCTGATCGCCGAGGTGCTCGCCCAGGCGACCGGCATCCCGGTGTTCAAGCTCACCGAAGAGGAGTCCAGCCGCCTGGTCTTCATGGAGAAGGCGCTGCACCAGCGCGTCATCGGCCAGGAAGAGGCGATCTCGGCCCTGTCGAAGACGATCCGCCGCCAGCGCGCGGGTCTGAAGGACCCCAAGCGCCCCTCGGGTTCGTTCATCTTCGCCGGTCCCACCGGCGTCGGAAAGACCGAGCTCGCCAAGGCGCTCGCGGAGTTCCTGTTCGACGACGAGGGCGCGCTCATCTCGCTCGACATGTCGGAGTTCGGTGAGAAGCACACCGTCTCACGTCTGTTCGGCGCCCCTCCCGGGTTCGTCGGATTCGAAGAGGGCGGCCAGCTCACCGAGAAGGTGCGCCGCAAGCCGTTCTCGGTCGTGCTGTTCGACGAGATCGAGAAGGCGCACCCCGACATCTTCAACTCGCTGCTGCAGATCCTCGAAGAGGGTCGTCTGACCGACGGTCAGGGCCGCGTCGTCGACTTCAAGAACACGGTCATCATCATGACCACCAACCTGGGCGCCCGCGACATCGCCGGCGGCCCGGTCGGGTTCCAGGTCGAGGGTGACACCGCGACGTCGTACGACCGGATGAAGGGCAAGGTCAACGAGGAGCTCAAGCGCCACTTCAAGCCCGAGTTCCTCAACCGCGTCGACGACATCATCGTCTTCCCGCAGCTGAACAAGGACGAGCTGATCCAGATCGTCGATCTGTTCACGAAGCGCCTGTCGGAGCGACTGCTCGACCGCGACATGACCATCGAGCTGTCGATGGCCGCCAAGGAGCGCCTCATCGAGATCGGGTTCGACCCGGCCCTCGGCGCCCGCCCCCTGCGCCGCGCGATGCAGCACGAGGTCGAGGACCGGCTCAGCGAGCAGATCCTCCACGGCGAGCTCGACTCGGGCGACCACGTGAAGGTGGACGCCGTCGACGGCGAGTTCACGTTCGAGAGCGGTCCGCGCGGCGAGAAGGTCGCGGTCGGCGTCGTCGGCGGCGGCGAGATCACCGCGAGCCCCGACCTGGTCATCGGCTCGGACTGA
- a CDS encoding glycosyltransferase family 2 protein — protein sequence MTASVSVAMPVYNGERFLRAQLESIVDQTVRPGEIVIADDGSTDGTVELVRDFARSSPVPVILLGGDHVGLNRNLARALEGCTGEAIALCDQDDLWDPRKLEAAASAFEDPGTAMWFSDAALIDQEGEPTGRRLWSIGRVDDETVRSLQGTTQGVRRLIHGGIWGSTMVIRRSLLELVLPFPAELDPPDHLVLHDAWITVLAYAHGDFVADPRPLTLYRTHAGQTTRALRDAKKGTEPQGRSASAAKQLTQDVGRSSLVIGRLQQHESAWAPHRRDDVRELARWNAHLKVRSSPRGPRRTWDVLAQAASGNYRRYGRGMRTALADVVGARGSAG from the coding sequence ATGACAGCATCCGTGTCCGTCGCCATGCCCGTCTACAACGGCGAGCGGTTCCTGCGGGCCCAGCTCGAGTCGATCGTCGATCAGACCGTCCGCCCCGGCGAGATCGTCATCGCCGATGACGGTTCGACGGACGGGACCGTCGAGCTCGTGCGCGACTTCGCCCGGTCGAGCCCCGTGCCCGTGATCCTGCTCGGGGGCGACCACGTCGGGCTCAACAGGAACCTGGCACGCGCGCTGGAGGGGTGCACGGGCGAGGCGATCGCGCTGTGCGATCAGGACGATCTCTGGGACCCGCGCAAGCTCGAGGCCGCGGCCTCGGCGTTCGAGGACCCCGGAACGGCGATGTGGTTCTCCGACGCGGCGCTCATCGATCAGGAGGGCGAACCCACGGGCCGGCGGCTGTGGTCGATCGGGCGCGTCGACGACGAGACGGTGCGGTCCCTGCAGGGGACAACCCAGGGCGTTCGCCGGCTGATCCACGGCGGCATCTGGGGGTCGACGATGGTCATCCGGCGGAGCCTCCTCGAACTGGTGCTGCCGTTCCCCGCCGAGCTCGACCCGCCCGACCATCTCGTCCTCCACGACGCGTGGATCACGGTGCTGGCGTATGCCCACGGTGACTTCGTCGCCGACCCGCGGCCACTCACCCTCTATCGCACGCATGCCGGGCAGACGACCAGAGCCCTCCGGGACGCCAAGAAGGGGACGGAGCCTCAGGGACGCAGCGCCTCCGCGGCGAAGCAGCTCACGCAGGACGTCGGCCGATCGTCTCTGGTGATCGGTCGCCTGCAGCAGCACGAGTCCGCGTGGGCTCCGCATCGGCGGGACGACGTCCGCGAGCTTGCACGCTGGAACGCCCATCTGAAGGTCCGCAGCAGCCCGCGCGGACCGCGGCGGACCTGGGACGTCCTCGCCCAGGCCGCCTCGGGCAACTACCGTCGCTACGGCCGCGGCATGCGGACGGCCCTCGCCGACGTCGTCGGCGCGCGCGGCAGCGCCGGCTGA
- a CDS encoding glycosyltransferase — protein MTDSAAPRVLHLDHTSAAGGAEYALMRMLRGPVPWRPALLVPPSGRGGVYAPLGGRVPIRTGGVAQPAGVSGGGLGAVARAAVRLMLQAAATRLDPAFRSADVVDANTARAAAYGALAARTSRRPFVLHLRDMVEAEALGGSGLLMMTRIALPRADGVVANSRATLESARPWLRPDAVTAVIPSAAGLHPVLPGASRAARGEAGPLRIGILARIDPWKGQALLLEAFARAFGDGDAVLEFAGAPQFGTEPHLEELRTRAAELGLGDRVRFLGHVDDLDAVLARWDIAVQCSTRPEPLGQNVLQYLAAGCATIVADEGGPAEWIDDGVNGLVVPARDAPALAAALERLAGDGALRAALATAAPSTTGLLDDDAVATAHGAFYAEVVTSRTTRGS, from the coding sequence GTGACGGACTCCGCGGCACCGCGCGTGCTCCACCTCGATCACACGTCGGCGGCAGGCGGCGCCGAGTACGCGCTGATGCGAATGCTGCGGGGGCCGGTGCCCTGGCGTCCGGCGCTGCTGGTGCCGCCGAGCGGCCGTGGCGGCGTCTACGCCCCGCTCGGCGGGCGGGTGCCGATTCGCACCGGCGGCGTCGCGCAGCCGGCCGGCGTGAGCGGCGGCGGGCTGGGAGCGGTGGCGCGAGCCGCCGTGCGGCTGATGCTGCAGGCCGCCGCGACACGGCTCGACCCGGCGTTCCGCTCCGCCGACGTCGTCGACGCGAACACCGCGCGAGCGGCGGCCTACGGGGCGCTCGCCGCGCGCACGTCCCGCCGCCCGTTCGTGCTCCACCTTCGCGACATGGTCGAGGCCGAGGCTCTGGGCGGTTCGGGGCTGCTCATGATGACGCGCATCGCGCTTCCCCGTGCCGACGGCGTCGTGGCGAACTCGCGCGCGACGCTCGAGTCGGCTCGTCCGTGGCTGCGACCGGATGCCGTGACCGCCGTCATCCCGAGCGCGGCCGGCCTGCATCCGGTCCTGCCCGGTGCCTCGCGCGCCGCGCGCGGGGAGGCGGGTCCGCTGCGCATCGGCATCCTGGCGCGCATCGACCCGTGGAAGGGGCAGGCGCTGCTGCTGGAGGCCTTCGCCCGGGCCTTCGGGGACGGCGATGCCGTGCTCGAGTTCGCCGGCGCGCCCCAGTTCGGCACGGAACCGCACCTGGAGGAGCTGCGGACGCGTGCGGCCGAACTCGGTCTCGGCGACCGTGTGCGATTCCTCGGGCACGTCGACGATCTCGATGCGGTGCTCGCGCGCTGGGACATCGCCGTGCAGTGTTCGACGCGGCCCGAACCTCTGGGGCAGAACGTGCTCCAGTACCTCGCGGCCGGGTGCGCGACGATCGTCGCCGATGAAGGCGGGCCCGCGGAGTGGATCGATGACGGCGTCAATGGGCTCGTGGTCCCTGCGCGCGACGCACCCGCGCTGGCGGCGGCGCTGGAGCGGCTCGCGGGGGACGGGGCGCTGCGCGCCGCGCTCGCCACCGCGGCGCCGTCCACCACCGGCCTGCTCGACGACGACGCGGTGGCAACCGCCCATGGCGCGTTCTACGCTGAGGTCGTGACGTCGCGGACGACGAGGGGGTCCTGA